Proteins encoded by one window of Vidua chalybeata isolate OUT-0048 chromosome 10, bVidCha1 merged haplotype, whole genome shotgun sequence:
- the PAK2 gene encoding serine/threonine-protein kinase PAK 2 — protein sequence MSDNGELEDKPPAPPVRMSSAIFSAGGKDQLVTNNSFKPLPSVPEERKPRHKIISIFYSNEKGSKKKEKERPEISPPSDFEHTIHVGFDAVTGEFTGMPEQWARLLQTSNITKLEQKKNPQAVLDVLKFYDSKDTAKQKYLSFSAPEKDGFPSGTPTTNAKGSEPSTAVADDDEDDEEAPPPVIAPRPDHTKSIYTRSVIDPIPAPAGDTCADSASKAGDKQKKKTKMSDEDIMEKLRTIVSIGDPKKKYTRYEKIGQGASGTVFTAIDVATGQEVAIKQINLQKQPKKELIINEILVMKELKNPNIVNFLDSYLVGDELFVVMEYLAGGSLTDVVTETCMDEAQIAAVCRECLQALEFLHANQVIHRDIKSDNVLLGMDGSVKLTDFGFCAQITPEQSKRSTMVGTPYWMAPEVVTRKAYGPKVDIWSLGIMAIEMVEGEPPYLNENPLRALYLIATNGTPELQNPEKLSPIFRDFLNRCLEMDVEKRGSAKELLQHPFLKLAKPLSSLTPLILAAKEAMKSNR from the exons ATGTCTGACAACGGAGAACTGGAAGACaagccccccgcccctcccgtCCGGATGAGCAGCGCTATCTTCAGTGCAGGGGGCAAAGACCAGCTGGTGACCAACAACAGCTTTAAACCCCTGCCCTCTGTCCCAGAAGAGAGGAAACCCAGGCATAAAATCATCTCCATATTCTATAGCAATGAAAAAG GAagcaagaagaaggaaaaggaaaggccAGAAATCTCCCCACCGTCAGATTTTGAACATACCATCCATGTTGGCTTTGATGCTGTTACTGGAGAGTTCACT GGAATGCCAGAACAATGGGCTCGGTTGCTTCAGACCTCAAATATCACCAAGctagaacagaagaaaaaccccCAGGCGGTACTAGATGTGCTGAAATTCTACGACTCCAAAgacacagcaaaacagaaataccTGAGTTTTTCTGCTCCAG AAAAAGATGGTTTCCCTTCAGGAACACCAACG ACCAATGCCAAAGGTTCAGAACCATCAACAGCTGTGGCagatgatgatgaggatgatgaagagGCTCCTCCTCCTGTGATTGCTCCACGGCCAGATCACACAAAATCG ATTTACACCCGCTCTGTCATtgaccccatccctgccccggCCGGTGACACCTGCGCCGACAGCGCCTCCAAAGCGGGGgataagcagaaaaagaaaaccaagatgTCAGATGAAGATATCATGGAAAAACTAC gcaCTATTGTAAGCATAGGAGATCCCAAGAAAAAATACACCAGATATGAAAAAATCGGGCAGGG GGCTTCAGGTACAGTTTTCACAGCTATTGATGTGGCAACAGGGCAGGAG GTGGCTATTAAACAGATCAATTTGCAGAAACAGCCCAAGAAGGAGCTGATAATTAATGAGATCTTGGTAATGAAGGAGCTAAAGAACCCCAACATAGTCAACTTCCTGGACAG TTACCTCGTAGGGGATGAATTGTTTGTGGTGATGGAGTATCTGGCTGGAGGCTCTCTAACAGATGTGGTCACAGAGACGTGTATGGATGAAGCACAGATTGCTGCTGTCTGCAGAGAG TGCTTGCAAGCGCTTGAGTTCCTCCATGCCAACCAGGTGATCCACAGGGACATAAAGAGTGACAATGTGCTGTTAGGAATGGATGGATCAGTTAAATTAA CTGACTTTGGGTTCTGTGCCCAGATCACCCCTGAGCAGAGCAAGCGCAGCACCATGGTGGGAACTCCGTACTGGATGGCTCCCGAGGTGGTCACACGGAAAGCCTACGGCCCCAAAGTGGacatctggtccctgggcatcATGGCTATTGAGATGGTGGAAGGAGAGCCCCCATACCTCAACGAGAACCCCCTGAGG GCTTTATATTTGATAGCAACTAATGGCACACCAGAACTCCAGAACCCCGAGAAACTGTCCCCAATATTCCGGGATTTCTTGAACCGATGTTTGGAGATGGATGTGGAGAAAAGAGGATCAGCCAAAGAATTGCTACAG CACCCCTTCTTGAAACTGGCCAAACCTCTGTCCAGCTTGACGCCACTGATCCTGGCAGCCAAAGAAGCAATGAAGAGTAACCGCTAA